The Ovis canadensis isolate MfBH-ARS-UI-01 breed Bighorn chromosome 13, ARS-UI_OviCan_v2, whole genome shotgun sequence genome includes a region encoding these proteins:
- the LOC138416925 gene encoding prefoldin subunit 1 encodes MAAPVDLELKKAFTELQAKVIDTQQKVKLADVQIEQLNRTKKHAHLTDTEIMTLVDETNMYEGVGRMFILQSKEAIHNQLLEKQKIAEEKIKELEQKKSYLERSVKEAEDNIREMLMARRAQ; translated from the coding sequence ATGGCGGCCCCCGTGGATCTGGAGTTGAAGAAGGCCTTCACAGAGCTTCAAGCCAAAGTTATTGACACTCAACAGAAGGTGAAGCTTGCAGATGTACAGATTGAACAGCTGAACAGAACGAAAAAGCATGCACATCTTACAGATACAGAGATTATGACTTTGGTAGATGAGACTAACATGTATGAAGGTGTAGGAAGAATGTTTATTCTTCAATCCAAGGAGGCAATTCATAATCAGCTGTTAGAGAAACAGAAGAtagcagaagaaaaaattaaagaattggaACAGAAAAAATCCTATCTGGAGCGGAGTGTGAAGGAAGCCGAGGACAATATCCGGGAGATGCTAATGGCGCGAAGGGCACAGTAG